In the Chroococcidiopsis sp. SAG 2025 genome, one interval contains:
- the bchH gene encoding magnesium chelatase subunit H → MKRIVLIAGFESFNADLYRQAADLACSRCPELEICVFSDRDISTKPTEVEAALDNADVFFGSLLFDYDQVLWLRDCLTAIPIRLVFESALELMSLTKLGAFAIGDKPKGMPKPVKFILDKFSQGREEDRLAGYISFLKVGPKLLKYVPVQKVQDLRNWLIIYGYWNAGGADNVAALFWTLAEKYLGLKIGDIPPPIETPNMGLLHPDYSGFFTSPREYINWYQKCRDVTCNVSTQPIVGILLYRKHVITKQPYIPQLIRYFERAGLIPLPIFINGVEGHVAVRDWMTTTYETAQRQLGNIETPSLSNEAVTVDAIVSTIGFPLVGGPAGSMEAGRQVEVATRILSAKNVPYIVAAPLLIQDIHSWTRQGIGGLQSVVLYALPELDGAIDTVPLGGLVGEKIYLIPERVQRLVARLQKWIALRQKPAAERKIAIVLYGFPPGYGATGTAALLNVPRSLLKFLQALKERGYTVGDLPEDGEELIRWVKEADEEIMSRKGAKPPRDEEGTLCAFASLREIKSQVMVPTHTLEKWLGYLQTSRIEKHWKSLSGSGIKTYGDELLVGGVKLGHVWIGVQPPLGIPGDPMRLMFDRDLTPHPQYAAYYKWLQQEFQADAVIHFGMHGTVEWLPGSPLGNTGYSWSDILLGNLPNLYIYAANNPSESILAKRRGYGTIISHNVPPYGRAGLYKELVALRDLIAEYREDPEKNYALKEAICKKIVDTGINTDCPLEEAKHLGISFTPENARLFSKVVFDRYLLQVYEYLQVLENRLFSSGLHVLGEPPNAEQLASYLQAYFGEELSADVVDAIANGKIVGAGLAKDPQPRQEISGQNPPVPELKIKNFNFPRLEEALKICDLLMQTDEELINLLRGLNGEYIPPAPGGDLLRDGMGVLPTGRNIHALDPYRMPSPAAYERGRAIAQNIISQHLQEHGEYPETVAVMLWGLDAIKTRGESLGILLELVGAEPIKEGTGRIVRYGLKPLAEVGHPRIDVLGNLSGIFRDSFVNIIELLDDLFQRAAMAEESETENFIRKHYLALQAQGVENPSARLFSNPAGDFGSMVNERVTDGNWESGDELGNTWRDRNVFSYGRQDKGRARPEVLTQLLQKCDRIVQEIDSVEYGLTDIQEYYANTGGLKKAAEKQRGKKVTASFVESFSQDTTPRNLDDLLRMEYRTKLLNPKWADAMANQGSGGAFEISQRMTALIGWGGTADFTDDWVYDQAADTYVLDAEMAEKLRKANPEAFRNIVGRAIEAHGRGFWNAEPEKLEKLRQMYEMTEDELEGVKM, encoded by the coding sequence ATGAAGCGCATAGTACTGATCGCTGGGTTTGAATCTTTTAACGCTGACTTGTACCGTCAAGCAGCAGATTTGGCATGTTCCCGCTGCCCAGAATTAGAAATTTGCGTATTTAGCGATCGCGACATTTCTACCAAACCTACTGAAGTAGAGGCTGCACTCGATAACGCCGATGTTTTCTTCGGTAGCTTGCTATTTGACTACGACCAAGTTTTGTGGTTGCGCGATTGCCTCACCGCAATCCCAATTCGCTTGGTATTCGAGTCCGCCTTGGAACTGATGAGTTTAACCAAACTCGGTGCGTTTGCGATCGGCGACAAACCCAAGGGAATGCCCAAACCAGTTAAATTTATTCTGGATAAATTTAGTCAAGGACGAGAAGAAGACCGACTCGCAGGATATATCAGCTTTTTGAAGGTGGGACCAAAACTATTAAAATACGTCCCAGTTCAAAAAGTGCAAGATTTACGTAACTGGTTAATTATCTACGGTTATTGGAATGCCGGAGGTGCGGATAATGTTGCAGCACTATTTTGGACGCTAGCCGAAAAATATTTAGGGTTAAAAATAGGTGATATTCCTCCTCCAATCGAAACACCTAATATGGGGTTGTTACACCCCGATTATTCAGGCTTTTTCACCTCACCTCGCGAATATATAAATTGGTATCAAAAATGTAGAGACGTTACATGTAACGTCTCTACACAACCCATCGTCGGAATTCTACTGTACCGCAAACACGTCATTACCAAACAACCTTATATTCCCCAATTAATTCGCTATTTTGAACGGGCAGGATTAATCCCTTTACCGATTTTTATTAACGGTGTAGAAGGACACGTTGCTGTTAGAGATTGGATGACAACAACTTATGAAACTGCACAAAGACAGTTAGGAAATATTGAAACTCCATCTTTATCAAACGAAGCTGTCACAGTCGATGCGATTGTTTCTACAATTGGTTTTCCTTTAGTAGGTGGTCCGGCGGGTTCGATGGAAGCTGGACGACAGGTAGAAGTTGCTACGCGCATTCTCAGCGCTAAGAACGTACCCTATATAGTTGCCGCACCACTATTAATTCAAGATATCCATTCTTGGACGCGCCAAGGAATCGGGGGCTTGCAAAGTGTCGTATTGTATGCACTACCAGAACTCGATGGTGCAATCGATACCGTGCCTTTGGGTGGATTGGTGGGAGAAAAGATCTATCTGATCCCCGAACGAGTACAACGTTTAGTAGCAAGATTGCAAAAATGGATTGCTTTGCGTCAGAAACCTGCGGCTGAAAGAAAAATAGCCATTGTTCTCTATGGTTTTCCCCCTGGTTACGGGGCGACAGGAACGGCAGCTTTATTAAACGTACCGCGATCGCTACTGAAATTCCTGCAAGCTTTAAAAGAGCGAGGCTACACCGTCGGAGACTTACCGGAAGATGGGGAAGAATTGATCCGGTGGGTAAAAGAAGCAGATGAAGAGATAATGTCACGCAAAGGCGCTAAGCCGCCAAGAGACGAAGAAGGTACGCTTTGCGCCTTTGCGTCTTTGCGTGAGATAAAATCTCAAGTTATGGTTCCGACGCATACTCTAGAAAAATGGCTCGGCTACCTGCAAACATCCCGAATTGAGAAACATTGGAAATCTCTATCCGGTAGCGGTATTAAGACTTACGGTGATGAGTTACTTGTGGGTGGAGTAAAGTTAGGTCATGTTTGGATTGGCGTACAACCGCCTTTAGGTATTCCTGGCGATCCAATGCGGTTGATGTTCGATCGCGATTTGACTCCCCATCCCCAATATGCTGCTTACTACAAATGGTTGCAGCAAGAATTTCAAGCGGATGCAGTTATTCATTTTGGAATGCATGGGACGGTGGAATGGTTGCCTGGTTCTCCTTTAGGAAATACAGGCTATTCTTGGTCGGATATTTTGTTAGGAAATCTACCCAATTTGTATATCTATGCAGCAAATAATCCCTCCGAGTCAATTTTGGCAAAGCGGCGGGGTTACGGTACGATTATTTCGCATAACGTTCCTCCTTACGGTCGGGCAGGCTTATACAAAGAGTTAGTAGCGTTGCGCGATTTAATTGCTGAATATCGCGAAGACCCAGAAAAAAACTACGCTCTAAAAGAAGCAATTTGTAAGAAAATTGTAGATACGGGAATTAATACAGATTGTCCATTAGAAGAAGCAAAGCATTTAGGAATCTCTTTTACACCTGAGAATGCACGGTTATTTAGTAAAGTCGTCTTCGATCGCTATCTATTACAGGTATACGAGTATTTGCAAGTATTAGAAAACCGCCTATTTTCTAGCGGATTGCACGTTTTAGGAGAGCCACCGAATGCAGAACAATTAGCAAGTTATCTGCAAGCATATTTTGGCGAAGAATTATCAGCAGATGTGGTAGATGCGATCGCCAATGGGAAAATTGTAGGGGCGGGTTTAGCCAAAGATCCACAGCCAAGACAAGAAATCTCCGGTCAAAACCCGCCCGTACCGGAGTTGAAAATTAAGAATTTCAATTTTCCACGATTAGAAGAAGCATTAAAAATCTGCGATCTATTAATGCAAACGGATGAGGAACTAATTAACCTATTACGCGGACTCAATGGCGAGTATATTCCTCCTGCACCTGGAGGCGATTTGTTACGGGATGGTATGGGTGTGTTACCTACAGGACGCAACATTCATGCTTTAGATCCCTACAGAATGCCTTCACCTGCGGCATATGAAAGAGGAAGGGCGATCGCGCAAAATATTATTAGCCAACATCTGCAAGAACATGGAGAATATCCCGAAACCGTGGCTGTGATGCTATGGGGACTCGATGCAATTAAGACACGGGGCGAGTCTTTAGGAATTTTACTGGAATTAGTCGGGGCAGAACCCATTAAGGAAGGTACGGGACGGATCGTCCGTTACGGGTTAAAGCCGCTTGCGGAAGTGGGACATCCTCGAATTGACGTGTTGGGAAATCTTTCCGGCATATTTCGCGATAGCTTTGTCAACATTATCGAATTACTCGACGATCTATTCCAACGGGCGGCTATGGCTGAGGAATCGGAAACAGAAAATTTCATCCGCAAGCACTATTTAGCCTTGCAAGCACAGGGTGTAGAAAATCCATCGGCGCGGCTATTTTCCAATCCAGCAGGCGATTTTGGTTCGATGGTAAACGAACGAGTCACGGATGGAAATTGGGAATCGGGGGATGAGTTGGGCAATACTTGGCGCGATCGCAATGTATTTAGTTATGGTAGACAAGATAAGGGACGGGCTAGACCGGAAGTCTTGACGCAATTGTTGCAAAAATGCGATCGCATCGTTCAAGAAATCGATTCTGTCGAATACGGTCTGACGGATATTCAAGAATACTATGCCAATACGGGTGGTTTGAAAAAGGCAGCGGAAAAGCAGCGTGGAAAAAAGGTGACTGCGAGTTTTGTCGAAAGTTTTTCTCAAGATACCACTCCGCGTAACTTGGACGATCTACTGAGAATGGAATACCGTACCAAATTACTCAACCCCAAATGGGCGGATGCGATGGCAAATCAAGGTTCGGGGGGTGCATTTGAAATTTCTCAGCGGATGACAGCTTTAATTGGTTGGGGTGGTACTGCCGATTTTACCGATGATTGGGTCTACGACCAAGCTGCCGATACTTACGTCCTCGATGCAGAGATGGCAGAGAAGTTGCGCAAGGCAAATCCAGAGGCTTTTCGTAATATTGTTGGTAGAGCGATCGAGGCACACGGACGCGGTTTTTGGAATGCCGAGCCTGAAAAGTTAGAAAAGTTGCGCCAGATGTATGAAATGACAGAAGATGAATTGGAAGGAGTGAAAATGTAG
- the cax gene encoding calcium/proton exchanger, with the protein MSIKNIISLGLLVFIPISIAARYLEWGSLTIFITSGIAIVPLAIWLSTATEEVAIVTGSSIGALLNAVFGNATELIIALVALKEGLVDIVKASITGSIISNLLLAMGLAMLLGGLRYKEQDFQPVVARVNGSSMTLAAIAIILPTLVIETSSGIEPVAIKNLSIAAAVVLIVVYGMTLLFSLKTHSYLYDVGLVDLENEAQPESESSTHKPNLWLWVGVLAAATLAVAYESELFVGQVEEATAGLGLTPLFTGVVLLPLVGGAAEYVTAVRVAVKNNMDLSVSIAMGSSLLVALFMAPVLVIVGTAIGQPMDLDFNPFEAVAVAIAVLVANLISLDGRSNWLEGTLLLATYTVLGLAFYFHPV; encoded by the coding sequence ATGTCGATCAAGAATATTATTTCGCTTGGATTGTTGGTGTTTATTCCGATTTCGATCGCAGCGCGTTATTTAGAGTGGGGATCGCTGACAATATTTATCACGTCGGGGATCGCAATCGTCCCTTTAGCAATTTGGCTGAGTACGGCGACGGAGGAAGTGGCGATTGTTACGGGTTCCTCAATTGGTGCGTTGTTAAATGCCGTATTTGGCAATGCCACAGAGTTAATTATCGCCCTAGTTGCCCTTAAAGAAGGATTGGTTGATATTGTCAAAGCCAGTATCACGGGCAGTATTATCAGCAATCTACTCCTGGCTATGGGTTTGGCGATGTTGTTGGGAGGTTTGCGTTACAAAGAACAGGACTTTCAACCTGTGGTAGCGCGGGTGAACGGTTCTTCCATGACATTAGCCGCGATCGCAATTATTTTACCAACACTGGTGATCGAGACTTCCAGCGGTATAGAACCAGTGGCAATTAAAAATCTCTCCATTGCAGCCGCAGTCGTGTTAATTGTGGTCTACGGCATGACGCTGCTATTTTCGTTGAAAACCCACAGCTATCTATATGATGTGGGATTGGTAGATTTGGAAAATGAAGCTCAACCTGAGTCTGAATCGTCTACCCATAAACCCAATCTCTGGCTGTGGGTTGGCGTTCTAGCCGCCGCTACACTTGCTGTTGCTTACGAGTCAGAGTTATTTGTCGGTCAGGTGGAGGAAGCTACCGCTGGATTGGGATTGACTCCCTTGTTTACAGGTGTAGTGCTGTTACCTCTGGTTGGTGGTGCGGCAGAATACGTGACAGCGGTGCGAGTTGCGGTCAAAAATAATATGGATTTGTCTGTCTCGATCGCGATGGGTTCGAGCCTTTTGGTAGCATTGTTTATGGCTCCTGTATTGGTAATTGTTGGAACTGCGATCGGACAACCGATGGATTTAGATTTCAATCCATTTGAAGCCGTGGCTGTAGCGATCGCTGTGTTAGTAGCAAATCTGATTAGTTTAGATGGGCGTTCTAACTGGTTAGAAGGAACTTTGCTATTAGCAACTTATACGGTGTTGGGATTAGCTTTCTATTTTCATCCGGTCTAA
- a CDS encoding DUF3536 domain-containing protein yields the protein MTSAADLPAAESNFPLDRDAKHQVSLNPLQTATGVYVTVHGHFYQPPRENPYLDAIERQPSAAPAHDWNERIHHECYRPNAFARVLNDRGEVLGVVNNYEYFSFNFGSTLLSWLERYDLEVYQRIIEADRNSCARLNGHGNAIAQVYNHIILPLANERDKCTQIRWGIEDFRSRFGRAPEGMWLAETAVDYPTLEALVAEGIRFIILAPSQAQRCRTLPTDEQPVTQWHEVGGSQIDPTRPYRCFLEGVRSEERGVRGQGSRGAEEQRSRGEKQPDSQLPTPDSRPYIDIFFYDGPISRDMGFSDALSNSHHFIGRLGLAIRGDRRSAQLISVATDGETFGHHKGGTEKTLAYAFTEEFPRRGWTVTNYAHYLSLDPPTWEVELKPVTAWSCSHGVDRWQDDCGCGGGGTWNQKWRRPLRNALDWLRDRLIDVYETAAKNLFCDPWLARDEYIQVIRDRSVANVQRFLSHHQSHLLTDSERVDALRLLEMQRHALLMYTSCGWFFEEISRPEGTQILRYAARALELAEDVAGVQLEKEFINHLSLAPSNVEFFGHGAEVYRQLVLTAQVNFQQIAAQYAITSLFRKQEIGSNGQRSTVNSQLDRFSTTHCPLPTPHIYCYTVNQLDYQWQRVGTLTLAVGQLELISEITWEKEELVFAVLHLSGWDFHCCIQPFTGRRSYNQMKEQVFESLQQASAAHAIQKMIQIFGDRAFNLQDLIAEERHRIVQMLSQESLTRLDLLYTQVYRDNYGVLMAYHRDYLPVPQELQVAAEIALGSRCLDLVRSLCEEIGDRDAWEHLAELEAVATEANLLRCQLKLPEVKQSLEQMMLRSLWQLLHGNVAVEEETQKIERSIDIGYQLNLGLSLARVQEVYCRCLHSQIIPQCLQFLDGDAESRNGDRPMWDLTQLRYLLRLGQKLSVDVGGWLDRIG from the coding sequence ATGACCTCTGCTGCCGATCTTCCAGCTGCTGAATCAAATTTTCCGCTCGATCGCGATGCCAAGCATCAAGTAAGTCTCAATCCCCTGCAAACGGCTACAGGTGTATACGTGACCGTTCACGGTCATTTCTATCAGCCACCTCGCGAGAATCCTTACTTAGATGCGATCGAGCGTCAGCCTAGTGCTGCACCCGCTCACGACTGGAACGAACGCATCCACCATGAATGCTATCGTCCAAATGCTTTTGCCAGGGTATTGAACGATCGCGGTGAAGTTTTGGGGGTCGTCAACAACTACGAGTATTTCAGCTTCAATTTCGGTTCTACGCTGCTGTCTTGGTTAGAGCGTTACGATTTGGAGGTGTATCAGCGGATAATCGAAGCAGACCGCAACAGTTGCGCTCGTCTTAACGGTCACGGGAATGCGATCGCTCAAGTCTACAATCACATCATCCTACCTCTAGCCAACGAACGGGACAAATGTACTCAAATTCGCTGGGGTATAGAAGATTTCCGCTCTCGTTTTGGACGCGCTCCCGAAGGGATGTGGTTGGCGGAAACTGCGGTAGACTATCCCACCTTAGAGGCTTTGGTAGCAGAGGGAATTCGCTTCATTATCCTTGCCCCCTCCCAAGCCCAACGCTGTCGGACGCTCCCCACAGACGAACAGCCAGTAACTCAGTGGCATGAAGTCGGGGGCAGCCAGATCGATCCCACTCGTCCTTATCGTTGCTTTCTCGAAGGGGTGAGGAGTGAGGAGCGAGGAGTGAGGGGACAAGGAAGCAGAGGGGCAGAGGAGCAGAGGAGCAGAGGAGAAAAACAGCCCGACTCCCAACTCCCGACTCCCGACTCCCGCCCATATATCGATATTTTCTTCTACGATGGCCCAATTTCGCGGGACATGGGTTTCAGCGATGCACTCAGCAATTCCCATCACTTTATCGGACGGTTGGGATTGGCAATTCGCGGGGATCGCCGTTCTGCACAGTTAATTTCTGTTGCTACAGATGGTGAAACTTTCGGACATCACAAAGGCGGTACGGAAAAAACCCTCGCCTACGCCTTTACAGAAGAATTTCCCCGCCGAGGTTGGACGGTGACGAACTACGCCCATTATCTCAGCCTCGATCCGCCAACTTGGGAAGTAGAACTCAAACCCGTCACTGCTTGGAGTTGTTCGCATGGTGTAGACCGCTGGCAAGATGATTGCGGTTGCGGTGGTGGGGGTACTTGGAATCAAAAATGGCGGCGACCCCTACGCAACGCCCTCGACTGGTTGCGCGATCGCTTAATTGATGTTTACGAAACTGCTGCTAAAAATCTATTCTGCGACCCCTGGTTAGCACGGGATGAGTATATCCAAGTGATTCGAGATCGCTCGGTGGCTAACGTTCAACGCTTCCTCTCGCACCATCAATCGCATCTGCTGACGGACTCAGAACGAGTCGATGCCCTGCGGTTATTGGAAATGCAGCGTCATGCCTTGTTAATGTATACGAGTTGCGGTTGGTTCTTTGAAGAAATCTCCCGTCCCGAAGGCACGCAAATTTTGCGCTATGCTGCTAGGGCTTTGGAACTAGCCGAAGATGTGGCAGGCGTGCAACTTGAAAAAGAATTTATCAACCATCTCAGCCTTGCCCCTAGTAATGTCGAGTTTTTCGGTCATGGAGCGGAAGTCTACCGTCAACTGGTGCTAACTGCCCAGGTTAACTTTCAGCAAATTGCCGCTCAATATGCCATTACCTCCTTGTTTAGGAAACAGGAAATCGGCTCTAACGGTCAACGGTCAACGGTCAACAGCCAACTGGATCGCTTTTCGACGACCCACTGCCCGCTGCCTACTCCTCATATCTATTGCTATACGGTCAATCAGCTAGACTACCAATGGCAGCGCGTCGGTACGCTGACTCTAGCTGTAGGGCAATTAGAACTCATATCGGAAATCACCTGGGAGAAGGAAGAGTTAGTATTTGCCGTGTTGCATCTGAGTGGCTGGGATTTTCATTGCTGCATTCAGCCATTTACAGGGCGGCGATCGTACAACCAGATGAAGGAGCAAGTGTTTGAGTCTTTGCAACAAGCTAGCGCCGCCCATGCGATTCAGAAGATGATTCAAATATTTGGCGATCGCGCGTTCAATTTGCAAGATTTAATTGCCGAGGAACGTCACCGAATCGTCCAGATGTTGAGTCAGGAAAGCTTGACGCGCTTAGATCTGCTCTACACCCAAGTTTACCGGGATAACTATGGGGTACTCATGGCTTACCACCGCGATTACTTACCCGTACCCCAAGAGTTGCAAGTTGCCGCTGAGATAGCTTTAGGTAGTCGCTGTTTAGATTTGGTGCGATCGCTCTGTGAAGAAATTGGGGATCGCGACGCTTGGGAACACTTGGCAGAATTGGAAGCAGTCGCGACAGAAGCTAACTTGTTACGCTGTCAGTTGAAGTTACCAGAAGTCAAACAAAGTCTAGAACAGATGATGCTGCGATCGCTCTGGCAACTATTACACGGTAATGTCGCTGTAGAAGAAGAAACTCAAAAAATCGAGCGTTCGATCGATATCGGTTATCAGCTCAATCTCGGTTTATCTTTGGCGCGCGTCCAAGAAGTTTACTGCCGCTGTCTGCACAGTCAAATTATCCCGCAGTGCCTCCAATTTCTTGACGGTGACGCAGAAAGTCGAAATGGCGATCGTCCGATGTGGGATTTGACCCAATTACGCTATCTATTGAGGTTGGGACAAAAATTATCTGTAGATGTTGGCGGGTGGTTGGATCGAATTGGATAA
- a CDS encoding protein tyrosine phosphatase family protein, which produces MGEKLEDIFNYLQISDLIATSGQPTESQIAAIKEAGYRVLVNLAPFEKFETTLPNEAALVECLGMKYVHIPVIWNKPTLEDFDRFAQVMQANSDRPVFVHCAGNFRVSAFMYLYRRIYQNIDEEQAQKDLHKLWVPDDTWQRFMKEVMGNG; this is translated from the coding sequence ATGGGCGAGAAACTTGAAGATATTTTTAATTATCTCCAAATTTCAGATTTAATTGCTACATCAGGACAACCAACTGAGTCACAAATAGCAGCAATTAAAGAAGCAGGTTATCGAGTTCTAGTTAATCTTGCTCCATTTGAAAAATTTGAGACTACATTACCGAACGAAGCAGCACTTGTAGAATGTTTAGGTATGAAGTACGTTCACATTCCTGTCATTTGGAATAAACCAACTTTAGAAGACTTCGATCGCTTTGCTCAAGTCATGCAAGCTAATAGCGATCGCCCTGTTTTTGTCCACTGTGCGGGTAACTTTCGCGTTTCTGCATTTATGTATCTCTATCGACGAATTTATCAAAACATAGATGAAGAACAAGCACAAAAAGACTTACACAAACTTTGGGTTCCTGATGATACTTGGCAGCGGTTTATGAAAGAGGTAATGGGTAATGGGTAA
- a CDS encoding DUF6220 domain-containing protein, giving the protein MALSSNFNFAPTASRRWTQMGFYIVAVLFNLCLTIQVLTVGLAYFYNPQWWYVHVWLVRGYSGLSLVLLVWVYLIPYPRRVRSLTTSMPILLGLQFLTIHLRSPLPLGVLHPLFGFTLFAISTTLVHRIWQIVSGKSDVEETALTHD; this is encoded by the coding sequence ATGGCACTAAGTTCTAACTTCAACTTTGCACCGACAGCATCTCGACGCTGGACTCAAATGGGTTTTTACATAGTAGCAGTACTTTTCAACCTTTGCCTGACTATCCAAGTGTTAACCGTTGGACTTGCCTACTTTTACAATCCTCAATGGTGGTATGTTCATGTTTGGCTGGTGCGTGGTTACAGTGGATTGTCTTTAGTTTTATTGGTGTGGGTGTACCTAATTCCATATCCGCGTCGAGTGCGGAGTTTGACAACAAGTATGCCAATATTGCTAGGACTACAATTTCTTACGATTCATTTGCGATCGCCTTTACCCTTGGGCGTACTCCATCCCTTGTTTGGATTCACGTTGTTTGCTATATCTACAACTTTGGTTCATCGTATCTGGCAGATTGTATCTGGCAAATCAGATGTGGAAGAGACTGCTTTGACACATGACTAA